Proteins from a genomic interval of Zingiber officinale cultivar Zhangliang chromosome 1B, Zo_v1.1, whole genome shotgun sequence:
- the LOC122048844 gene encoding alpha/beta hydrolase domain-containing protein 17C-like: MGGVTSSVSAKLAFFPPSPPSYEVVTEPESGVVRLSNYPHRENVEVLRLPTRRGTEVVALYVRNPLAVSTVLYSHGNAADLGQMYELFVELSIHLRVNLLGYDYSGYGQSTGKPSEHNTYADIEAAYKCLKENYGAKEDEIILYGQSVGSGPTVDLAARLPCLRAVVLHSPILSGLRVMYPVKRTYWFDIYKNIDKISLVNCPVLVIHGTADEVVDFSHGQQLWEMCKEKHEPLWLKGGKHCDLELFPDYIKHLRKFITTVEKWRTDCTWRTWRKCSDHFEPSRRSTDGFEPTRRSTSRQEKTKPNTDQPRNKDQKYYNLDKLAKLDVSLDQMEKSRRSLDCFGMFTKHIDQIDRGRKSVDRLDRIRAR; encoded by the exons ATGGGAGGCGTGACGTCCTCGGTGTCGGCGAAGTTGGCGTTCTTCCCACCTTCGCCGCCGTCGTACGAGGTGGTTACGGAGCCGGAGTCTGGGGTGGTCCGGCTCAGCAACTACCCTCATCGGGAGAACGTGGAAGTGCTCCGCCTCCCCACCCGGCGCGGCACGGAGGTCGTGGCTCTCTACGTTCGCAACCCCCTCGCCGTGTCCACCGTCCTCTACTCTCACGGTAACGCCGCCGATCTTGGCCAGATGTACGAGCTCTTCGTCGAACTCAGCATCCATCTTCGCGTCAACCTCTTGGG GTATGACTACTCTGGATACGGACAATCAACTGGAAAG CCGAGTGAGCATAACACATATGCTGATATAGAGGCTGCTTATAAATGCCTCAAAGAAAACTATGGTGCCAAGGAGGATGAAATTATCCTATATGGTCAATCTGTAGGAAGTGGACCGACTGTGGATTTGGCTGCTCGCCTACCTTGCTTACGAGCTGTAGTATTGCATAGCCCTATACTCTCAGGTTTAAGAGTAATGTATCCTGTGAAACGTACATACTGGTTCGACATCTACAAG AATATTGACAAAATATCATTGGTCAACTGTCCCGTTCTAGTAATTCAT GGCACAGCAGATGAAGTTGTGGACTTCTCTCATGGACAGCAACTGTGGGAAATGTGCAAGGAGAAGCATGAGCCACTCTGGCTTAAAGGAGGAAAACATTGTGACTTGGAACTTTTCCCTGATTACATCAAACACCTCCGAAAGTTCATAACAACAGTCGAGAAATGGAGAACTGACTGCACTTGGAGGACTTGGAGGAAATGCTCAGATCACTTTGAACCATCCAGGAGGAGCACTGATGGCTTCGAGCCAACAAGGAGGAGCACCAGTCGCCAAGAAAAAACAAAGCCAAACACAGATCAGCCAAGGAACAAGGACCAGAAGTATTACAATTTGGATAAGTTGGCAAAATTGGACGTCTCACTCGACCAAATGGAGAAGTCAAGGAGGAGTTTAGACTGCTTCGGTATGTTCACAAAGCACATAGATCAAATCGACAGAGGGAGGAAGAGCGTCGACAGATTGGATAGGATACGGGCTAGGTGA